One stretch of Thermanaerosceptrum fracticalcis DNA includes these proteins:
- a CDS encoding electron transfer flavoprotein subunit alpha, with the protein MSVVVLKDKCIGCKLCVPACPYNAIEVVDRKAIIKDNCTGCGACVTSCKKDAIISEGQKAGQSNLNQYQGVWVFAEQREGRLADVAIELLGEGRKLADQLGQKLAAVLLGDEVESLAGQLFAFGADRVYLAQDPILKHYRTEAYATVVADLAQAEKPAIVLYGATHVGRDLAPRVTRRLRTGLTADCTELDIDNESGLLLQTRPAFGGSIMATIVCPNHRPQMATVRPGVFSKPEKVEGRKGEIVTVPVKIAEKDIRTTILEVVKEAKQGANLEEASVIVAGGRGIGNAEKFKLLDEVARLLGGEVAASRAAVEAGWLGPERQVGQTGKTVRPKLYIACGISGAIQHRAGMQGSEVIVAINKDPNAPIFTIADYGIVADVHEILPILKEELARLKDEDQGEVA; encoded by the coding sequence ATGAGCGTAGTTGTTTTAAAAGATAAATGTATCGGCTGCAAGCTTTGTGTACCCGCGTGCCCCTATAATGCCATTGAGGTGGTAGACCGCAAAGCCATAATTAAAGATAACTGTACCGGCTGTGGAGCTTGTGTCACCTCCTGTAAAAAAGACGCCATTATATCTGAGGGTCAAAAGGCTGGCCAATCCAACCTGAATCAGTATCAGGGGGTATGGGTTTTTGCTGAACAGCGAGAAGGAAGATTAGCCGATGTGGCTATCGAGCTTTTAGGAGAAGGACGTAAGCTAGCAGATCAATTAGGACAAAAACTAGCAGCAGTTCTTTTGGGAGATGAGGTTGAGAGCCTGGCTGGGCAGCTTTTTGCTTTTGGCGCTGACAGGGTTTACTTGGCCCAGGACCCTATCCTTAAACACTATCGTACTGAAGCCTATGCTACTGTAGTGGCGGACCTGGCCCAGGCTGAAAAACCAGCTATTGTTCTTTACGGTGCTACCCATGTTGGACGAGATCTGGCTCCACGAGTTACCCGCCGTTTGAGAACCGGGTTGACCGCAGATTGTACTGAACTAGATATTGATAATGAGTCAGGACTCCTGTTACAAACCCGCCCCGCCTTTGGCGGCAGTATCATGGCCACCATTGTTTGCCCCAACCATCGTCCCCAGATGGCTACTGTTCGTCCCGGTGTTTTCTCTAAGCCGGAAAAAGTGGAGGGTAGAAAAGGTGAAATTGTAACGGTCCCTGTAAAGATTGCCGAGAAAGATATTCGCACAACCATCCTGGAAGTGGTTAAGGAAGCCAAACAGGGTGCCAATTTGGAAGAAGCCAGTGTTATCGTTGCCGGGGGAAGGGGTATTGGCAACGCCGAGAAGTTTAAGCTCCTTGATGAAGTTGCCCGGCTTCTCGGAGGAGAAGTAGCTGCCTCCCGGGCAGCAGTGGAAGCCGGTTGGTTAGGTCCAGAGCGCCAAGTTGGGCAGACCGGGAAAACCGTTAGGCCTAAACTGTATATTGCCTGTGGTATCTCCGGCGCTATCCAACATAGGGCCGGAATGCAAGGTTCTGAGGTTATTGTCGCCATTAACAAAGATCCTAACGCGCCAATCTTTACCATAGCCGACTATGGCATTGTGGCTGATGTTCATGAAATTCTCCCTATCCTCAAGGAGGAGTTGGCCCGTTTGAAAGATGAAGACCAGGGGGAAGTAGCTTAA
- a CDS encoding MaoC family dehydratase, translating to MLQGKSVEELVVGEKASFTKTISEADVYMFAGITGDLNPAHVNEEYAKGTIFKERIAHGILSTGLISAVLGMQLPGPGNIYISQTVKFTAPVKIGDTITAEVEVLEINVEKNRVKLRTTCTNQNGQIVIDGEAISMPVKKNK from the coding sequence ATGTTACAAGGGAAGTCCGTCGAAGAATTAGTAGTTGGTGAAAAGGCTTCGTTTACTAAAACCATTAGTGAAGCTGACGTGTACATGTTTGCAGGGATTACCGGTGACTTGAACCCGGCCCATGTAAACGAAGAATACGCTAAAGGTACTATTTTCAAAGAAAGAATTGCCCATGGCATATTAAGCACTGGTCTCATTTCCGCAGTATTAGGAATGCAACTGCCAGGTCCTGGCAACATCTACATTTCTCAAACGGTGAAATTTACCGCACCTGTTAAAATAGGCGATACTATTACAGCAGAAGTTGAGGTATTAGAAATTAACGTGGAAAAAAACAGAGTTAAGCTTCGTACTACCTGTACCAACCAGAACGGGCAAATCGTCATTGATGGTGAAGCAATATCCATGCCGGTTAAAAAAAATAAATAG
- a CDS encoding acetyl-CoA C-acetyltransferase, whose product MREVVILSAVRTPIGSFGGSLADVSAVDLGALVIKEALQRAKVKPETVDEVIMGCVLQAGLGQNVARQASLKAGLHISTPAMTINKVCGSGLKSVVFAAQAIMLGDADVVVAGGTENMSQAPYLVPKARFGYRMGHGKLEDSMIKEGLWCAMNDYHMGITAENIAAQWGITREEQDTFAMTSQNRAEKAIKENKFAEEIVPVQVPVKGGFKEFSVDEFPRTGVTLEQLAKLKPAFKKDGTVTAGNASGINDGAAALVLTTAEKARELGVKPLAKFAAGASAGVDPTIMGIGPVNATKKALAKAGWSIEDLELIEANEAFASQCLAVVKDLGLNTDIVNVNGGAIALGHPIGASGARILVTLLHEMARRGVQKGLATLCIGGGQGIAALVERR is encoded by the coding sequence ATGAGGGAAGTTGTCATATTAAGCGCTGTTCGTACGCCGATTGGCAGTTTTGGTGGCTCTTTAGCTGATGTAAGTGCTGTTGATTTAGGCGCCCTTGTTATAAAAGAAGCCTTGCAAAGGGCTAAGGTAAAGCCTGAGACTGTGGATGAAGTCATTATGGGTTGTGTTCTTCAGGCAGGATTGGGTCAAAACGTAGCTCGCCAGGCTAGTCTTAAGGCAGGGCTCCACATTTCCACACCAGCCATGACTATAAATAAAGTTTGCGGTTCCGGCCTAAAGTCTGTAGTATTTGCTGCCCAGGCCATTATGTTGGGTGATGCTGATGTGGTGGTAGCCGGTGGAACCGAAAACATGTCCCAGGCCCCCTATCTTGTTCCCAAAGCCCGTTTTGGCTACCGTATGGGCCATGGAAAGCTGGAAGACTCCATGATTAAAGAGGGGCTCTGGTGTGCCATGAATGATTATCATATGGGTATTACGGCTGAGAATATTGCTGCCCAATGGGGTATTACCCGGGAAGAACAGGATACCTTTGCTATGACTAGCCAGAACCGGGCGGAAAAAGCCATCAAAGAAAACAAGTTTGCAGAAGAAATAGTCCCCGTGCAAGTGCCGGTCAAAGGTGGGTTCAAAGAATTTTCAGTTGATGAGTTTCCACGGACAGGCGTTACTCTAGAGCAACTGGCTAAACTAAAGCCTGCCTTCAAGAAAGATGGTACTGTCACTGCCGGAAATGCTTCTGGTATAAATGATGGCGCAGCGGCCCTGGTCTTAACCACGGCTGAGAAGGCTAGGGAGCTTGGAGTTAAACCTTTAGCCAAGTTTGCAGCAGGTGCTTCGGCTGGCGTTGATCCCACTATTATGGGAATAGGTCCTGTTAATGCGACCAAAAAGGCCCTGGCTAAAGCCGGCTGGAGCATAGAGGATCTGGAATTGATTGAAGCCAATGAAGCCTTTGCTTCCCAATGCTTGGCTGTAGTGAAAGATTTGGGGCTTAATACTGATATTGTGAATGTCAACGGCGGCGCCATTGCCCTTGGCCATCCTATTGGGGCCAGTGGCGCCAGGATACTTGTAACTTTGCTGCATGAAATGGCACGACGTGGCGTACAAAAAGGTTTAGCTACTTTGTGTATTGGTGGCGGACAGGGTATTGCCGCTTTGGTGGAAAGGAGGTAA
- a CDS encoding electron transfer flavoprotein subunit beta/FixA family protein, translated as MNIVVCIKQVPDTTEVKTDPKTGTLIRDGVPSIINPEDKNALEAALVLKEQYGAKVIVLTMGPPQADDALKEALAMGADEAILISDRAFAGADTLATSTALGNAIRKIGNFSVIFCGRQAIDGDTAQVGPQLAEYLNIPQVTYVKDIQLFEGKVQVKRALEDGFEVIEAQLPVLLTVIKDLNEPRYPSIKGIVDAYRSKQTTVWSAADLGANLQEVGLKGSPTQVRRIFTPAPKGKGEMLQGQPQEMICDLISRLKNKKVV; from the coding sequence ATGAATATTGTCGTGTGCATAAAACAAGTTCCTGATACCACCGAGGTAAAAACCGATCCCAAAACCGGTACACTGATTCGGGACGGGGTTCCCAGTATCATCAATCCCGAGGACAAAAATGCCTTAGAGGCTGCCCTGGTACTCAAAGAACAATATGGTGCCAAAGTCATTGTCCTTACAATGGGGCCTCCCCAGGCCGATGATGCTTTGAAAGAAGCTTTAGCCATGGGTGCTGATGAAGCCATTCTTATAAGTGACCGGGCTTTCGCCGGTGCCGACACCTTGGCCACCTCCACTGCTTTGGGCAATGCAATCAGGAAAATCGGTAACTTCTCGGTGATTTTCTGTGGAAGGCAAGCCATTGACGGTGATACAGCCCAGGTAGGACCTCAGTTGGCTGAATATCTGAACATTCCCCAGGTTACCTACGTTAAGGACATTCAACTGTTTGAGGGGAAAGTTCAGGTAAAACGTGCTTTGGAAGATGGCTTTGAAGTTATTGAAGCTCAATTACCGGTCCTGCTCACTGTTATCAAGGATTTGAATGAACCACGCTATCCGTCCATAAAAGGTATTGTAGATGCCTATCGCAGCAAGCAGACTACCGTCTGGTCCGCTGCCGATCTCGGTGCTAATTTGCAAGAGGTAGGATTAAAAGGTTCACCTACCCAGGTGCGCAGAATCTTTACGCCTGCCCCTAAAGGCAAAGGGGAAATGTTGCAAGGACAGCCACAAGAGATGATTTGCGACCTCATTTCACGTTTAAAGAATAAAAAAGTCGTTTAA
- a CDS encoding acyl-CoA dehydrogenase codes for MNFNLTKEQLMIRKTVREFAEKEVAPLAIEIDKSGEFPWKNVKKMARYGFLGLPISQKYGGAGADYVSYAIMIEEISRVCASTGVIVESHVSLGAEAIELFGTEEQKQKYLLPLARGEKLGAFALTEPNAGTDAGAMQTKAVLDGDHYVLNGNKMFITNAGAADSYVVFAMTKPGVGTKGISAFIVEKEMPGFSVGHPEDKMGIRASKTAELVFENVRVPKENLLGREGEGFKIAMTTLDGGRIGIASQALGIAQGALDAAIKYAKEREQFGKPIASFQAVQWMLADMAVEVQAARFFVYYAAFLKSQGQRFSKEAAMAKLYASKAAMFCADKAVQIHGGYGYMRDYQVERFLRDAKITEIYEGTSEVQRMVIAGNILR; via the coding sequence ATGAACTTTAATTTGACTAAAGAACAACTGATGATTAGAAAAACGGTGCGCGAGTTTGCCGAAAAGGAAGTAGCGCCCCTGGCGATAGAGATTGATAAAAGTGGTGAGTTCCCCTGGAAGAATGTGAAAAAAATGGCCCGTTACGGTTTTCTGGGTTTACCCATCTCCCAGAAGTACGGGGGTGCCGGTGCAGACTATGTGAGCTACGCCATCATGATTGAAGAGATCTCCCGGGTTTGCGCTTCCACCGGAGTTATCGTAGAATCCCATGTATCCTTAGGTGCAGAAGCGATAGAACTTTTTGGCACCGAAGAACAAAAACAAAAATATCTGCTACCCCTGGCCAGGGGTGAAAAATTAGGGGCCTTTGCCTTAACTGAACCAAACGCCGGCACTGATGCTGGTGCCATGCAAACCAAAGCGGTGCTTGATGGGGACCATTATGTCCTAAATGGAAATAAGATGTTTATCACCAATGCCGGTGCTGCTGATAGCTATGTTGTATTTGCCATGACCAAACCTGGTGTAGGGACTAAAGGTATTTCCGCCTTTATTGTAGAAAAAGAGATGCCTGGCTTTAGTGTTGGTCATCCTGAGGATAAAATGGGAATCCGCGCTTCTAAAACGGCGGAACTGGTTTTTGAAAATGTCCGTGTTCCCAAAGAGAACCTTCTGGGTCGTGAGGGGGAAGGCTTCAAGATTGCTATGACTACCCTCGACGGGGGACGGATTGGTATTGCCTCCCAAGCTTTAGGTATTGCCCAGGGAGCTCTGGATGCTGCCATCAAATACGCCAAGGAACGTGAACAGTTTGGCAAACCTATCGCCTCTTTCCAGGCGGTACAGTGGATGCTGGCTGATATGGCCGTTGAGGTACAGGCGGCAAGATTCTTTGTTTATTACGCCGCCTTCCTTAAATCCCAAGGTCAGCGCTTCAGTAAGGAAGCTGCTATGGCCAAATTATATGCGTCCAAAGCAGCTATGTTCTGCGCTGATAAAGCTGTACAGATCCATGGCGGCTACGGATATATGCGGGATTACCAGGTGGAAAGATTCTTACGTGACGCTAAGATTACCGAGATTTACGAAGGTACTTCCGAAGTCCAGCGTATGGTTATTGCCGGTAATATACTTCGCTAA
- a CDS encoding ferredoxin family protein, with protein MKKLSIEERLGFNKYNVDDGKPHIILNKEICAKCIKKPCTMVCPAALYTEENGELKFDYAGCLECGTCRVICPCPGAIKWDYPQGSFGINFRYG; from the coding sequence ATGAAAAAGCTTAGTATTGAAGAGAGGCTGGGATTTAATAAATACAATGTGGATGATGGAAAGCCTCATATCATCCTTAATAAGGAAATTTGTGCAAAATGCATAAAGAAGCCCTGTACTATGGTTTGTCCCGCTGCCCTTTATACCGAGGAGAACGGCGAGCTTAAGTTCGATTATGCGGGATGTTTGGAGTGTGGTACCTGCCGCGTAATCTGTCCATGCCCCGGTGCTATTAAGTGGGATTACCCTCAGGGAAGTTTCGGAATTAATTTCAGGTACGGTTAA